The Couchioplanes caeruleus nucleotide sequence TCGGGTTCATGGCGACACCACGGACGGTCGGGCGCTTGCCCTTCCACCGCATGCGGCCGGCCTTGCCCCAGTTGATGTTCGACTGCTCGGCATTGCCGATCTCGCCGACGGTCGCGCGGCACCGGATGTCGACACGACGGATCTCACCGGAGGGCATACGCAGCGTGGCGTACGCGCCCTCACGGCCCAGGAGCTGGATGCCGACGCCGGCCGAACGAGCCAGCTTGGCGCCACCGCCGGGACGAAGCTCCACACCGTGGACCGTCGTACCGACCGGGATGTTGCGCAGGGGCAGGTTGTTGCCCGGCTTGATGTCCGCGCCCACGCCCGACTCGACGCGGTCGCCCTGCTTGAGGTCCTTCGGCGCGAGGATGTAGCGCTTCTCGCCGTCGGCGTAGTGCAGCAGTGCGATACGCGAGGTGCGGTTGGGGTCGTACTCGATGTGAGCGACCTTGGCCGGCACGCCGTCCTTGTCGTTGCGCCGGAAGTCGATCAGCCGGTACTGCCGCTTGTGACCGCCGCCCTGGTGCCGCGTCGTGATGCGGCCGTGGACGTTGCGACCACCCTTCTTGGGCAGCGGAACCAGCAGAGACTTCTCCGGCGTCGACCGGGTGATCTCAGCGAAGTCGGCGACGCTGGAGCCGCGACGGCCCGGCGTGGTCGGC carries:
- the rplB gene encoding 50S ribosomal protein L2, giving the protein MAIRKYKPTTPGRRGSSVADFAEITRSTPEKSLLVPLPKKGGRNVHGRITTRHQGGGHKRQYRLIDFRRNDKDGVPAKVAHIEYDPNRTSRIALLHYADGEKRYILAPKDLKQGDRVESGVGADIKPGNNLPLRNIPVGTTVHGVELRPGGGAKLARSAGVGIQLLGREGAYATLRMPSGEIRRVDIRCRATVGEIGNAEQSNINWGKAGRMRWKGKRPTVRGVAMNPIDHPHGGGEGKTSGGRHPVNPAGKPEGRTRRKGQESDKLIVRRRYATRKRG